CTCCTCCTAGTCCCTGTGTGCAAGCTGTACATTACGAACTCCTATTCTGGAACGCAAGTCACAGAAGCGCTCACGTCCCAGGGCTTTGGTTAAGATGTCCGCCAGTTGCTTTGAAGTCCCCATGGACTGAATCTGCACCCTGTTCTCCTCAACGCATTCACGGATGAAGTGATATCTTACATCGATGTGTTTGCTGCTGTAGTGGAACACTGGGTTTCTACTGAGCACGATGGCGGACTGATTGTCGATCTTCAGGTTGATGGCACCGGCCTCCTCGCCTCTGAGTTCTGCAAGTAGCCACGCCAGCCAAATTCCCTGGCAAGCTGCAGTAGTCCCAGCGATGTATTCTGCCTCGCATGAAGACAGTGGGACGATCTTTTGCTTCTGAGACTGCCAGGTGATGATGTTGTCGCCCAGGAAGAAGAGGACCCCTGTGGTGCTCTTGCGCGTGTCAACGTCGCTGGCCAAGTCACTGTCACTAAACCCGATGAGCTGAGCTCCTTTCTTCCGCTTGTAGTGGCATCTGTAGTGGAGAGTGCCGGCAACATACCGGAGCACCCTCTTGACAGCTCCCAGATGCTTGGTTGTGGGGTTCTCCATGAACCGGCTGATGTAGCCGACCGAGTATGCCAGGTCCGGCCTCGAGTTCACCAGATAGCGAAGCGAGCCCACAATACTTCTGTAGAACGTTGCATCAACAGTTGGGGCTGAGCTCAACTTACTAAGTTTGAGTTGTGGCTCCATGGGTGTGCAGCTCGACTTGCACTCACTCAAGTCAGCTGCCTCCAGAATCTTGGCAGCATATGCACTCTGGCACACGGTGATCCCCTCCTTCGACTGAGTAACCTGCAATCCGAGGTAGTAGTGGAGAAGTCCCAAATCGCTCATCTTGAAGGTAGACTTCATCTCTGCCTTGAATGTGTCGATGTCGACTTGATTGCCGCCCATGATCACAAGATCATCGACGTAGACGCCCATGACAAGGTGGCGAGCACCGGTGCCGCGGAGGTAGATAGCATGATCAGAGGTACTCCTCTGGAACTCAAGCTGGATGAGAGACTCGTCGGGCTTGGAGTAACAGGCGCGTGGGGCTTGCCGGAGACCGTACAAAGCCTTGACCAGGTGCAACACCTTTTGTTCATGACCCTGGAGGATGAAACCGGGAAGCTGGTCGACGTAGACTTGCTCCTGGAGAATGCCATTCAGGAACGCGGACTTTACATCCATGTGGTGCACCGCCCAGCCTTCGCAGGCCGCATGGGCGAGAAGCAGCTGCATAGACTCGAGTCACGCCACCGGGGCGAAGACCTTGTCGAAGTCGATCCCTTGGCGCTGTACATAGCCCTTTGCGATGAGCTGGGCTTTGTGCTTGGTGACCATCCCAGCAGCATCCTTCTTGGTCTTGTAAACCCACTTCAAGCCTGTTGGctgggtgcgcggcggcggatcgaccAGCTCCCATGTGCCACTGGCCTCGATCGATGTCATCTCATCGAGCATGGCGTGGCGCCAACACTCATGCCACAACACCTCCTCATACGATGTCATCTCGACATCGCTTGGCAGCAGGAGCCGCTCCTCCAGATCCCGTACATCGAGGCCGGGAGGAGACGCTGGCCCGAGCACGTTGTCAACGTAGTGGTACCGCAGGGGCGCATCGTCGTCATGGTCGGCGTCTAGGTGCTCACTGTTGCCGGCACCTGGTGGTGAAGCAAACTCGACATTCTGGTGCGGCAGTGGGCTCGGCGTCGCGGGAGTAGTCGCTGCAGCTGGTGGTGTCCAGTCCATCACCGGTGGCGACGTAGTCGGCGTAGGTGCCGGTGAGGGTGAGGGCATTGCaggagcttgctccgtcctcgtGCTGGTGGTGGTGACCACCGCAGGTTCCCCTGGTGCAGATGCCTCGACGATGAAGTCCGCGGGCTCCCCGTCGTGCTCAGCGGACCATGTCCACTGGGCGCCCTCATCGAAGACGACGTCCCGGCTGATGTGGACACGCCAAGTCATGGGATTGTAAATGCGGTACGCCTTCGATCCCGGCTCGTACCCGACGAAGATCATGCGGCGGCTGCGGTCATCCAATTTCTATAGGTTCGGCGTGGTTACCTTGGCATGGGAGACGCACCCAAACGTGCGGAGGTGATGCACGGCTGGCGTGTTCCCAGTCCACAGCTCGTACGGCGTCTTCCCCCCAATGCTCTTGGATGATGAACGGTCAAGCAGGTACACCGCGGTGGTGACGGCTGTTAGATAAGCCTGTTGCCAGATGGTGTACATAGTTAGTGTTCCTAGTTTTTAGCTTTCTGTTAGTTGTAGCAGGCGCGCATGCAGCGGCTCATCGTGGTCACCATGCGCGCGTTCCGCGCCGTGCGCGCGTTGCGCGGCACGTCCCAGCGGTGTGGGATGGCACATCGTGTGCACGAACGTGCCGCGGTTAGTTCTGTAACTAGGCTTTATATTCAGCAAATCAAAACGAAAAACGCTGCAGCTTCGCAGCACCAAACTCGAGTCTTACACCGTGATCGCGTGCGTCTATCCTGCGCTCTTGCCTACGGCGTGATTCTGACAATTTGCATCAGAGCCAAGGTTCGCCGTCACCatgtcgcagccgccgccgaagAAGCCGCCGCCTGAAGGTGATGGCTCCGGCGACAAGAAGAACAAAGCTCCGTCGCCTTCTCCATCGCGGCGTCGCGGCCGCTCCTGCAGCAGGCGCGCGCGCACCCGGGACGCCGGGCAGCGCGTCGTCGAGCGGGTCATTGAGCGCCCATCCGCAAACGTCGCGTGGCCGATGCTCACCCGGACTAATTACCCGGAGTGGACGTTGGTGATGAAGGTCAATTTCGGGACCCTTGGGGTCCCCGTCGTCGTCCGCTACGGCGTTGACGACGACGGGGACGAGATCGACTACCACGAGGACCGGCAGGCGATGGCGGGGCTCCTGCGCTCAGTTCCCTCGGAACTCTGGAGCACCCTGGCCGTCAAGAAGACCGTGAAGCAGGCGTGGGACGCGGTCAAGGTCCTACGGATCGGCGACGAGCGCGCGCGCGATGCTAGCGCGCAGCAGCTCCGCCAGGAGTTCGGCGCTATCTCCTTCCAGGAGGGGGAAACCGTCAACGATTTCGGCGTCCGCATCACCGCGCTCGCCACCAACCTCCGATCTCTCGGCGACAACATCTCCGACTCTGAGGTAGTGAAGAAGTTGCTGCAGGTGGTCCCTGAGAAGCTGAGCCAGGCCGCCGTATCGCTTGAGATGTTCCTCAACTTGAACACCGTCACGATCGAGGAAGTGATCGGGCGCCTCCGTGTGTTCGAGGAACGTGCCAAGCCCAAGCAGATCACGGACGCCATGGGGCGCCTGATGCTGTGTGAGGAGGACTGGGAGGCCCGCCGCAAGGCACGCCGTGACGAGGAGAACTCCAGCAGCATCGCGGGATCCAGCAGTCGCGGGAAACGCCGAGGGCGTGGACGCGGCCGTGGTGGTGGAGGCTCCTCATCGCGCGATGGCCGCGATGGCCAAAGCGCTGGCGCCGGGAACTCCGGTGGCGGGAGGCCACCACCTGGCGACCGCTGCAAGAACTGCGGCAAGATTGGCCACTGGGCCAAGGACTGCCGCGGCAAGAAGAAGGCGGCGGCCCATGTCGCGCAGGCGCAGACCGACGAGGAGGACCCAGCTCTCATGCTGGCCACGGTGGAACTGGTGGCGGGAGACATCCTCGAACCCGCGCCGGCTGCTCCATCACCGAACCCCACCTCGCGCTGCGTCGACCTTGTGGAGGCCAAGGTACTCCTCCAGCGTGACGGGCAAGAAGAAGACGCGGGGGGCTCCTGGGTCCTCGACACCGGGGCTACTAACCACATGACAGGTGATAGAAGCGCGTTCGCCGAACTCGACCCTGCCGTGTGCGGAACCGTGCGTTTCGGCGACGGTTCACTGGTGAACATCGAGGGGCGCGGCACGGTACTGTTCGCGTGCAAGTCCGGCGAACACCGTGCACTCACCGGCGTCTACTACATCCCGCGTCTCACTGCCAACATCGTCAGCATTGGGCAGTTGATCGACGCCGGGATGAAGGTCGTCATCGAGGATGGCGTTCTGCGCCTCTACGACCACGACCGCCGACTCCTCGCGAAGGTCACAGGGTCGGCCAACCGGCTCTACCACCTCGACCTCCACATCGCCCGCCCGGTGTGCCTGGCGGCGTGCAGCAGTGAGCCGGGCTGGCTCTGGCACGCGCGCTACGGGCACCTCAACTTCCAGGCACTTCGTCGACTCTCGCGGGAGTCCATGGTTCGCGGTCTTCCTCCCGTTGATCGTGTGAACCAGCTCTGCGACGCGTGCCTGGTTGGGAAGCAGAAGAGGGCTCCGTTCCCGCAGCAAGCCGTCTACCGAGCCGAGGAGCTCCTGGAGCTTGTTCATGGCGACATCTGCGGTCCCATCGAACCCACTACTCCGGGGGGCAAGAGGTACTTTCTTCTGTTGATCGATGACATGAGTCGATTCATGTGGCTCACCTTGATCGCTAGCAAGAGCGAAGCAGCTGCAGCCATCAAGCACTTCAAGGCCCGTGCTGAGGTGGAGAGCGGGCGCAAGTTGAAGGCACTGTGCACAGACCGGGGCGGCGAGTTCACGTCGATCGAGTTCGGCGAGTACATGGCGGACCACGGCGTTCACCGGCAGTTGACGGCTCCCTACTCGCCCCAACAGAACGGGGTCGTAGAACGCCGCAATCAAACCGTGGTCGCCACTGCCCGCAGCATGATGAAGGCCAAAGGGGTACCGGGGAGATTTTGGGGGGAGGCCGTGCATACTGCGGTCTATCTCCTGAATCGCTCCCCCACGAAAGCGCTGAACGCGGTGACGCCATATGAGGCATGGTACGGTGAGCAGCCGTCCGTCCATCATCTTAGGACGTTCGGCTGCATCGGCCATGTCAAGGACGTGCGCCCTCACCTGAAGAAGCTGGCTGATCGCTCCACTCCGATGGTCCTGCTCGGCTACGAGTCCGGGAGCAAGGCGTACCGCCTCTACGACCCGGTGGCCAGGCGCGTACACGTGTCGCGTGACGTCGTTTTCGACGAGAACGCGAGCTGGAACTGGGAGTCTGCAGCGATACCGACCCAGAACACTGAGCCGTTCAGCGTTGAGTACCTGACCCTGCCCGTGAGTACCagggtgctggagcctgctgcgACACCGTCCTCACCAAGCTCTGCGCTAGCATCTCCACCACTGTCCTCACCGGCTCCCGCTACAGCTCCCTCCACGACTCCGGCGCACACTCCTGGCGTGGCAACGGACGTAGCCTCGCCATCACCGCAAGACGGCGTCGAGTTCGCCACGCCGCCAACGTTCGACGACGCGCTCGACGCGGACGTGGACGACTCCGTGCCCCAGCGCTACCGACGTGTCGACAACATCCTCGCCGGCGGTGAACACCCTGGGTATGCGCCTCGTGAACTTGAGTTTGACGAGCTCCATGCAGTCACTGCCGAGGAGCCAGCGTCATTCAGGGAAGCCGAGCATGCCCCAGAGTGGAAGCAAGCCATGGAGGAGATGGACGCCATCGTCGCCAACGGGACTTGGAGCCTCACCGAGCTCCCTGCTGGTCACCGTGCAATAGGCCTCAAGTGGGTCTACAAGGTGAAACGTGACCAGCGGGGCGCCATCGTCTGTCACAAGGCGCGCTTGGTGGCCAAGGGCTACGTCCAGCGCCAGGGGGTGGACTTTGAGGAGGTGTTCGCGCCTGTGGCGCGTCTCGAGTCCGTGCACCTCATGCTCGCCATTGCTGCGCACTGGAGCTGGCCGGTACATCACATGGATGTGAAGTCGgcgttcctcaacggagacctCCAGGAGGAGGTGTACGTCGTCCAGCCGCCCGGTTTCGTCGACAAGAACCGCCCCGGCGAGGTACTGCGCCTACACAAGGCGTTGTACGGACTACGGCAAGCTCCCAGCGCGTGGAATGTCAAACTGGACGCCACACTGCTCTCCCTCGGCTTCAAGCGCAGTGAAAACGAACACGGCGTCTACATGCGCGGTAAATCCCAGAACCGGCTGATGGTCGGCATCTACGTCGACGATCTGATCatcaccggcggcgacgacgtggAGCTCAAGGCGTTCAAGGAGGACATGAAGAAGCAATTCCAGATGAGCGACCTTGGCACACTCTCATACTACCTGGGCATCGAAGTGTGTCAGGGGTCATCTGGGATCACTATCTCCCAGGAGCGCTATGCTTACAAGCTCCTGGAGAGGGCCGACATGATCGGCTGCAATCCAAGCTCGACGCCGATGGAGTCTAGGCTCAAGCTGCTCAAGGAGAGTACGGCTCCACCTGTTGACGCCACGACCTACCGGAGCATCGTCGGAGGACTCAGGTACCTGCTGCATACGCGACCGGACATCTCGTTCAGTGTCGGCTATGTGAGCAGGTTCATGGAGGCGCCAACGGAGGAGCACCAGGCTGCTGTAAAACGTATATTGCGCTACGTCGCTGGAACGGCAACCCTGGGGATTCACTACAAGCGCGGCGAGGAAAAATTGCCGCCGCAGCTTCACGGGTACAGCGACAGTGACCTTGCCGGCGACGTCAATGATCGCAAGAGCACCGGCGGGGTCATTTTCTTCCTCGGCGACGGACCCATCTCCTGGCAATCATGCAAGCAGAAGGTGGTGGCCCTGTCATCGTGCGAGGCGGAGTACATTGCGGCGGCGACCGCAACCTGCCAGGGCGTCTGGCTAGCGCGCCTCCTCGTGGACCTGCTCGACGTCGAGGTCGGCGCGCCAGTGCTACGGGTGGACAACAAGTCCGCCATCTCCCTCATCAAGAACCCAGTACACCATGATCGGACGAAGCACATCGACGTCAAGTACCACTACGTCCGGGAGTGTGCTGAGCGAGGCCTGATCGACATCCAGTTCATCGGAACGGCAGAACAACTAGGTGACATTCTCACCAAGGCTCTCGGCCGACTCAAGCACGACGAGCTGCGCACCAAGATCGGCCTCACCAAGCTTCTCTCCAACGGCAACAGGTCTTAGGGGGTGATTTGTTAGATAAGCCTGTTGCCAGATGGTGTACATAGTTAGTGTTCCTAGTTTTTAGCTTTCTGTTAGTTGTAGCAGGCGCGCATGCAGCGGCTCATCGTGGTCACCATGCGCGCGTTCCGCGCCGTGCGCGCGTTGCGCGGCACGTCCCAGCGGTGTGGGATGGCACATCGTGTGCACGAACGTGCCGCGGTTAGTTCTGTAACTAGGCTTTATATTCAGCAAATCAAAACGAAAAACGCTGCAGCTTCGCAGCACCAAACTCGAGTCTTACACCGTGATCGCGTGCGTCTATCCTGCGCTCTTGCCTACGGCGTGATTCTGACAACGGCCTCTCCCCAGAGCATTCCCGGAAGACCTTTTGCCTTCAGCATGCTCCGCGCCGTGCCCACAACGCTCTGGTTGCGACGCTCCACGACGCCGTTCTGTTGGGGCGAGTACGGCGCAGTGAGCTCGCGGTGCACGCCGAGCTCGGCACAGTACTCGGCGAAGTCGGCCACGGCGAACTCCCCACCACGGTCAGTGCGGAGTGCCAAGAGCATCTTCCTGGTCTTGCGTTCGACAGCCGCCTGGATGCGCTTGATCGCCATTGCAGCTGCATCCTTGGACGGAAGCAGAGAGATCCACATATGTCGAGAAAAATCATCGATGAGCAGGAGGAAGTACCGGTTTCCACTTGGAGTCGCTGGCGTGATTGGTCCGCAGAGGTCCCCCGTGCAAAAGCTGGAGCACTTCGGTCGAGCGTCCCAGCACCTGCTGCGGGAACGGCGCGCAGCATTGCTTTCCGACAAGGCAGGATTCACAGACCTGCTCCACCTGGGTGAGCAGAGGCAGGCCGCAAACCAGCCCGTCCCGTGCCATCTTGCGCAGCACggtgaagtggaggtggtcgaACCGCGCATGCCAGACCCAAGCGTCGTCATTGGTGCATGCCACCAAGCAGACTGGGCGTGCAATGGTGACGTCGAGCACGTACAGTTGGCCTGCGCTTCGGGGAATCTTTGCGAGCAGGTGCCTCTCCTCGTCGCAGATGCGCATCACCCCGTCCTCCACGAGCACCTGGTAGCCACCTTCGTCGAGCTGCTCGACAGCGATGATGTTGGCGGTGAGCCGCGGGAGGTAGTAGACGTTGGGGAGTGTACGGTGCTCGCCGTTCTTGCAAGAGAAGAGCACGGTGCCGATGCCTTCGATCTGCGCAACGGAGCCATCTCCAAATCACACTGACCCGGTGATGCCGGCGTCTAGATCGGTGAAGGCTGCGCGCGATCCAGACATATGGTTGGATGCGCCGATGTCCAGCACCCATCGCTTCGGATCCCGGTCACCAGGCGCATCAAACGCGGCAAAGACCTTTTTCTCGACAAGGTGAGGGTCGCCACGGTGGATCGCTGGTGTTGGGGAAGATGCTGATGCCGGTGGCGGGTCTGAGGGGAATGAGCCTTCCTGCTCACCCGTCAAAGTGATAGCGAGCATCAAGGTGGGCTCATCGTCCTGGGCCATGTGGGCCTGCTCTTGTTTGGGCTTCCCACTGCAGTCCTTGGCCCAGTGGCCCTTTTTGCCGCACCTCTTGTAGGTGTCATCGGAGCCTGGCTGGGCCGCATTCATCCCGGCCCTTgaatcgccaccaccgccggagccACGCTCCCACCCGCGCCCTCGCCTGCGGCGCTTACCCTGGCCGCCGGAGCTCGATCCGCCACGGCCGGACTCTGTCTTCTTGTACTTCTCCAGCCACTGCTCCTCCGTGAGAAGTAGCTTGCCGCTGGCGGTCTGCACCCGTGCCGGTTCGTCGTCTGTCGCCGCCTTGAGCCTCCTGGTGACCTCCTCGATGGAGAGGGTGTCGATGTCGAGGAGCATCTCGATGGGGACGACAAGCTGTCAGTACCGCGGACGGGTGACGCGGAAGTACTTGGCCACAACCTTCGCCTCCGGCTCCGGGTCGCCAAGGATCGCCAATTGCTGCACGATGTTGGAGAGGTGCAGAGCAAAATCCTCGGTGTACTCACCATCACAGAAGGCGATTTGCTCGTACTCGGCGCGGAGGTTTGTGCCATCGACTTGCGCACGCGT
This genomic interval from Panicum virgatum strain AP13 chromosome 8K, P.virgatum_v5, whole genome shotgun sequence contains the following:
- the LOC120645791 gene encoding uncharacterized mitochondrial protein AtMg00810-like gives rise to the protein MDVKSAFLNGILQEQVYVDQLPGFILQGHEQKVLHLVKALYGLRQAPRACYSKPDESLIQLEFQRSTSDHAIYLRGTGARHLVMGVYVDDLVIMGGNQVDIDTFKAEMKSTFKMSDLGLLHYYLGLQVTQSKEGITVCQSAYAAKILEAADLSECKSSCTPMEPQLKLSKLSSAPTVDATFYRSIVGSLRYLVNSRPDLAYSVGYISRFMENPTTKHLGAVKRVLRYVAGTLHYRCHYKRKKGAQLIGFSDSDLASDVDTRKSTTGVLFFLGDNIITWQSQKQKIVPLSSCEAEYIAGTTAACQGIWLAWLLAELRGEEAGAINLKIDNQSAIVLSRNPVFHYSSKHIDVRYHFIRECVEENRVQIQSMGTSKQLADILTKALGRERFCDLRSRIGVRNVQLAHRD